TGTGTCGCGCCTCCTGGCGGAGGCGCGCGCACGGGGCGTTGTCCAGTTTAAGATCGGCCCTCCGGTGGACCGCGTCCGCGAGCTGGAGGAGGAATTACGACGGCGGACGGGTCTCCGCCGCTGCGTGGTGGCAACCAACAAACCGCGGGCCCTCTACGGGAACACGAGCAGGCTGGGCTACGTTGCAGCGCGTTACCTGGAAGCGCAGCTGGCCCAGGCGCATATCCTCGGCGTGGCATCGAGCCGTTCGCTGTCTTCCGTGGCGGACTCCATGGCGGCGGGCCGCCGTCCTGATCTGGAGGTGGTTGACCTGTTGGGGTGTCTTCCGGGCGGGAGGTCCGCTGACGGCGGCTGGCCCGGCGAAGGGAAAACGGCGGAGGGAAGCGGACCCAATACTGCCCAGCTGATCGCGGTCCGTCTCGATGCGATGTTCAGACCCTTGCCGGCGGCCTTCGTTTACAGGTCCGGCCCTGCCCGGGACGCAGCCTTGGATTCGGAACAGGTCAGGGAGTCCTTAGAGCTGGGACGGCGCTCCGATGTTGCCCTGGTGGGCGTGGGCTCCATGCAGAGGTTCGACGGCACCGGCGTCTACAGCCCGGTCCCTGCCAGGGAACTCGATGAGCTTGCCGGCCGGGGTGCAGCGGGGCATCTCTGCGGGCACTTTCTTCGGGCCGACGGATCCCTGGTCGAAGCGGAAGACGGACCTTTCCTGCTGGGAATAGGGGCCGACGAGCTACGGCAGATCCCCCAACGAATCGCCGTAGCTGCCGGCCGGCACAAGGTGGCGCCGATCGCGGCGGGCATCAGCGGTGGCATGATCTCCGAACTGATCACGGATCACGCCACCGCCGCTGAGCTGGTGCTGCTGCCGGCGCCTTAGGGCCGCCGGCAGCACGGCCGGATCAAGACACCGCGAGCCATAGCAGGGACGCGATGGCAGCCGTCACGCAGCCCATGATGGTGACCCCCGCGGTCCAGGTTTTGAGCATGACCTGCTCGCTGATGCCGAAGTAGCGGGACAGCACCCAGAAGCCGGCGTCATTGAAGTTGGACAGGCACATGCCGCCGGCCGATACGCCCACGGCCAGCAGTGCAAGCTGGCTGGGGTTCAGGCTGGTGGTGTCGAACGATTGTGCCAGCAGGACAGCCACAAAGGTGACCGCCGCCGTCGTCGTTCCAAGCGTTGCACGCAGAATTGCCGCAAGCACAAAGGCGAAGAGCACCAGCGGAAGGTGGACTTCCGCAAGAGTACTCAGAAGCTGCTTGCCCACCCCGGAGGCGCCGATGATCGAGCCGAACGCAACGCCGCCGCCGGTGGAGACCAGGATTTCGCCCACGGGTTTCATGCCCTGCATACCGAAGAACGAGATGCTTTCCCCGCGGCGGACCCCGGGCGTCAGGAGCAACAGGTAGGCGCAGAAGACGGTGATGGTCAGTGCCAGCCAGGGCGTGCCGATGAACGAGACGATGTCCAGGACGGTCTGCGCGGGCCCGGCCAGGTGGATGGCGCTGGCGAGGGTCGAGATGAGGATCAGCACAATCGGCAGCAGAAGGACGAACAACAGCTTCCCGACGGCGGGGCGTTCGTGCCCTTCCAGTGCGGTCAGGGTCGACGACGGCGCCGGGGCTGTCGCGACGGCCGTCGCTACCGCTGTGGTTGTGGGGGAGGACTGGACACCGCTGCCGCCGTCGAATGCTTGGCTTCCGCTGGTTGCGGGTGCCGGCGTCGCGCTTTCCAAGGCAGTCGCTTCGGTGGGGCCGGCGTCGTACGCCGCATCAAGATCGATGGTGCCGTTGCCCGTCAGCTTCCTGGCAACCCACTGGGAGTATAGGTAGGCGATGCCGACCGCGGGCAGCATCGCCGCCAGACCGTACATGATCAGGAGCCCGAAGTTCACGTTCAGGGCAGCGGCAATGGCTACCGCGCCCGGGTGGGGCGGAACGATCGAGTGCATGCCCAGGACCGCGATGGCCATGGGGACGGCGAAGAAGATTATCGACTTCTTCGACTGCCTTGCCACCGCGATGGTGACAGGAGCCAGTAGAATCACGGCGGTGTCGAAGAAGATGGTGCTCCCGACGAGGAGCCCGCACACGGCCATGGCCAGGGGGCCGCGCCCGGTTCCGAAACGCTGCAGCATCTTTTCGCCCAGCACTTCGCTGCCGCCGGACCGCCGAATGATCTCACCGATGATGCAGCCCAGGGCGACCAGCGGCACCATGTGGCCCAGCTGCGTCCCCATGGCGGGTTGCATCACCGCAAAGATGCCCTTGGCAGGGTCGACGAGCGGCATCCGCATCGCCAGGGCAAGGGCGACGGCGACAACCGTCATGGTGATGAAGGGATGGATCTTCAGTTTCACAATCATGAAGAACAGGACGGCGATGCTGAGGACCACCAGCGTCATTGACAACCAAATCGGGTACATATCGCTCCTTCGCGACAAAGGCGGTGACCGGGAGCTTCGACGCCGACGGCCACCGAAAGAAGGTTTCGGGTCGACCCGATCCAACTCCTGCCACCGGGCAGGGTCAATCAATGAGCGAGAACCTGAACATGCGTTCCAATTCAGGCAGAATTGGGCTCTTTGCCTTCGGATCCATCCGAGGCAGGCCAATACTGGAGGTTCGTTTTACAGGCCAGGCTCACCGCCGAGGTGGCTGAATTTAGAAGGGTCCACCATGCGTCAAAACCAACTGCTCAAGTCCCGTCCGAAGGCGCTCACCAAGGACATGCCCGCACGAACAATGAGGATGCATCACGTGTGCCTTGTTGTGTCCGATATCGCCGCCACCCGGGACTTCTACGTCAACGTGCTGGGGTTCGAGGAGATCCACAGGCCCACAGACTTCGTGTTTCACGGCGCGTACTTCCAGAACGGCGACGTGGAAGTGCACGTGGTCCGCGAAACCCATCCCGGCCGCCTCTCCGGCCATGCCCCCGGCTGGGGTGACGAAGAGCTGCGCACCGGGCTGTGCCATCACTTCGCCGTGATGGTGGATTCGTTCGAACCCTTCCTGGCGGCCATGCGGGAACGCGGGCTGGAACGGGTAGGCGGGCCCCGCGTCCGCGACGAATACGTGGAGCAGATCTACATCGCTGACCCCGACGGGCACATCATCGAGCTGCTGTACCAGCACACTCCTGCCTCCGGTCATGCCCGACGGATCGAGATCTTCGACCTGGGCATCGCCGTGCCGGTGGCGCCTGGGCACCACGTCCTGGACCCAAGGGCGAAATACGGCCTTCGGCCCGCCTGAGCCCCTCACCCCGCCCAAACGCTCCCTCACTTCCTGCATCGAATCCCGCAACGCTTCCTCACGTCTCGCATCGAATCCCGCAACGCTTCCTCACTTGAGGTGAGGAAGCGTCTGGAGAGAAAGCCCGAAAGGTGAGGGAGCGTTTGGGTTCGGCCGGGTCTTCCAGGGGCTTGTCATGCTCTCCGGTCAGGCGAAGAGCCCTTCCCCGATGAAGCCGCCGGGCTTGATTCCCGGCGGAACAGCGAACAGTCCTGATCCCGTGTGCTTGAGGTATTCGAGGGAGAGCCCGTCGCCCTTGGCCATGTTCATCTGCATCGGCACGTAATGGGTGCGCGGGTCCGTGACAAAGGCGATGAAAAAGAGGCCGGCGTCGAGATGCCCCAGGCCGTCTGAGCCGTCGGTGTAGTTGTAGCCCCGCCGAAGCATCTTGACCCCGTTGTTTTGGCTCGCATGAGCCAGGCGCATATGGGCATCCAGCGGGATGAGCGGGGTGCCGCCCTTGCCCGCCAGCTTGAAGTCAGGTTCAGTGAATTCCCCGCCACCGGAGAGCGGCGCGCCCTGGTTCTTGTTCCGTCCGATCAGGCCCTCCTGTTCGCGGAGGGATGTCCGGTCCCAGATTTCAATGTGCATCCGGATCCGTCGGGACACGAGGTAGCTGCCTCCGGCCATCCAGGCCTCGGTGTCGCGTGTGCCTTTGGTGGCCCAGATGTGCTGGTCCAGTAGATCGGTGTCCTCGGCTTTGACGTTGCTGGTGCCGTCCTTGAAACCGAACAGGTTGCGGGGTGTGTCCTGGGACCTGGTGGTCGAGGAGGTACGGCCGAACCCCAGCTGGGACCAGCGGACCCGCGCCTTGCCGAAGCCGATTCGGGCAAGGTTCCGGATCGCATGCACGGCCACCTGGGGGTCATCTGCACAGGCCTGGACCACGATGTCGCCGTCGGAGCGGGCCGGGTCCAGATCATCACCGGGAAAGTGGGGCAGGTCGATGAGGGCGTCGGGGCGGCGTCCATCCAGGCCGAACCGTGCCTTGCCGTTCTTTTCGAACATCCCCGCACCGAAGCCTAGTGTCAGGGTCAGTCTGCCCGCGGCGAGCCCTTCCGCCTCGCCGGTGTCCTGGGGAGGAGCATCATACGGGCCATCGAACGCACCGGTTGATCCCGTGGCCTTCCCCTGGGTCATGGCCTCTGCGGCCGCGGTCCAGTCCTTGAGCAGCTGGATGAGCTCCGTCCGGTCCTCGGTGGTGAGATCGAATGCGGCCATGTGGAGGCGTTCCTGGGCAGGAGTGGTGATACCCGCCTGCCGTTCTCCGTGGAACGGGACGATGCTGGCCGCAGGATTTTCCGTCGCAGCTGCGGCCGCAACGGCATCATGGCTGAGCAGCCCGGCAGCCATTCCCGCGGCCGCTCCCGCGCCGCCGGCTCCCGCGAGGTAAAGCAGTCCGCGGCGGGAGAGCCTCTTCTTTTCTCCTGCGGCAGGCTCTCCGCCACCGAAGGGGCAGCCGCTCACAGGACTGCTGCCGTGAGCTGGGACAACGGCTCACCAAGGGCGTCAACGAGCGATGCCAGCCGCTGGATCTGCTCCTGGGTCAGGTCGTTGTAGTAAACGAAGCCGTCGCCCTTGGCATAGGTCTTCAGCTCGGCCTCAAGGGCTGCGAACTTGGTCTCCAGCGTTGACGCGAGTTCTGGGTTCTTTTGCTGTAGGGCTGGCTTCAGGCTTTCAAAGGCGATGCGGGCGCCGTCCACGTTGGCCTGGAAGTCCCAAAGATCGGTATGGGACCAGGCTTCCTCTTCTCCAGTGACCTTGCCGGTTGCGATTTCATCCAGCAGTTCCTTCGCACCATTGCCCAGGTTGTCAGCTGACAGTTCCACTGTCCGCGTGCGCTGGGCGAGGTCCGCGGTGTCGGTAACGAGTTGTGTGGCGAGCGTGGAGCGTTCCGCTGCGGTGAGGGCCGTGTAGCCGGCCGGCGGATACAGGTCCTTTTCCGCGCGGTGCCAACCGGTCCATTCCTGGCCTGGTTCAAGGTCGGCCTCGCGGGCGTCCAGCTTCGGATCGAGGTCACCGAAGGACTCCGCGACCGGTTCGATCCGCTCCCAGTGCACGCGTGTTGCTGCATACAGCGACCGCGCCTTGTCCAGGTCCCCTGCCGCATAGGCTGCAGCGAAGGCCTGGGTGCCCGTTACCAGCTGTTCGGTCTGGTCTTTGACGTAGGACGCGTACTGCTGGGTGCCGGTGTCGAGCAGTTTCTGGAAGTCCGCGTCCACTGCCGGCTGGGTGCCTGAATCTGTGATCTCAAAGGGAGCTTTGATGCCATCGCCCTGCATTCCCGGCTTGCAGGCTGTGGTGTATTTGCCGCTTCCGGCAGTGACTACGAGGTTGCGGGTCAGGCCGGGGCCGATGTTCTCGACTTCGCCAACGATCTGCAGTCCGTCCGCGCCGAGAAGGTAAAACTCGGTGACCTGCGCGCCGTCGTTCTTCACGGCAAAGGTGAGGTTGCCGCTCGGTGCGGTCCCGGCTGAAACTGTGCATTTGCTGTCCGTGCTGACTACCTGGATCGGCCCGTCGGTGGCGCCGGCCTTTGCGTTGTCCGTGCAGGAGGCCAGCGCCAGGGGGAGGGCAGCAGCCGCGCAGAGGACGGCGAAGCGCTTCCGGCGCGCGGTATGAGGGGCGAATTTGGGCAGGAATGAACCTGTTGACATGAGGATCCTTAGAGCGATGGCCGATGAGTTGGACGCCAGAAAAGCGCCTAGGAGGAAACGAGCGT
Above is a window of Arthrobacter pascens DNA encoding:
- the efeO gene encoding iron uptake system protein EfeO; protein product: MSTGSFLPKFAPHTARRKRFAVLCAAAALPLALASCTDNAKAGATDGPIQVVSTDSKCTVSAGTAPSGNLTFAVKNDGAQVTEFYLLGADGLQIVGEVENIGPGLTRNLVVTAGSGKYTTACKPGMQGDGIKAPFEITDSGTQPAVDADFQKLLDTGTQQYASYVKDQTEQLVTGTQAFAAAYAAGDLDKARSLYAATRVHWERIEPVAESFGDLDPKLDAREADLEPGQEWTGWHRAEKDLYPPAGYTALTAAERSTLATQLVTDTADLAQRTRTVELSADNLGNGAKELLDEIATGKVTGEEEAWSHTDLWDFQANVDGARIAFESLKPALQQKNPELASTLETKFAALEAELKTYAKGDGFVYYNDLTQEQIQRLASLVDALGEPLSQLTAAVL
- a CDS encoding GntP family permease, which translates into the protein MYPIWLSMTLVVLSIAVLFFMIVKLKIHPFITMTVVAVALALAMRMPLVDPAKGIFAVMQPAMGTQLGHMVPLVALGCIIGEIIRRSGGSEVLGEKMLQRFGTGRGPLAMAVCGLLVGSTIFFDTAVILLAPVTIAVARQSKKSIIFFAVPMAIAVLGMHSIVPPHPGAVAIAAALNVNFGLLIMYGLAAMLPAVGIAYLYSQWVARKLTGNGTIDLDAAYDAGPTEATALESATPAPATSGSQAFDGGSGVQSSPTTTAVATAVATAPAPSSTLTALEGHERPAVGKLLFVLLLPIVLILISTLASAIHLAGPAQTVLDIVSFIGTPWLALTITVFCAYLLLLTPGVRRGESISFFGMQGMKPVGEILVSTGGGVAFGSIIGASGVGKQLLSTLAEVHLPLVLFAFVLAAILRATLGTTTAAVTFVAVLLAQSFDTTSLNPSQLALLAVGVSAGGMCLSNFNDAGFWVLSRYFGISEQVMLKTWTAGVTIMGCVTAAIASLLWLAVS
- the efeB gene encoding iron uptake transporter deferrochelatase/peroxidase subunit encodes the protein MSGCPFGGGEPAAGEKKRLSRRGLLYLAGAGGAGAAAGMAAGLLSHDAVAAAAATENPAASIVPFHGERQAGITTPAQERLHMAAFDLTTEDRTELIQLLKDWTAAAEAMTQGKATGSTGAFDGPYDAPPQDTGEAEGLAAGRLTLTLGFGAGMFEKNGKARFGLDGRRPDALIDLPHFPGDDLDPARSDGDIVVQACADDPQVAVHAIRNLARIGFGKARVRWSQLGFGRTSSTTRSQDTPRNLFGFKDGTSNVKAEDTDLLDQHIWATKGTRDTEAWMAGGSYLVSRRIRMHIEIWDRTSLREQEGLIGRNKNQGAPLSGGGEFTEPDFKLAGKGGTPLIPLDAHMRLAHASQNNGVKMLRRGYNYTDGSDGLGHLDAGLFFIAFVTDPRTHYVPMQMNMAKGDGLSLEYLKHTGSGLFAVPPGIKPGGFIGEGLFA
- a CDS encoding sugar-binding transcriptional regulator, producing MGRTEEDLHDALLERVARRYFVHGMLQNDIAAAEHLSRPSVSRLLAEARARGVVQFKIGPPVDRVRELEEELRRRTGLRRCVVATNKPRALYGNTSRLGYVAARYLEAQLAQAHILGVASSRSLSSVADSMAAGRRPDLEVVDLLGCLPGGRSADGGWPGEGKTAEGSGPNTAQLIAVRLDAMFRPLPAAFVYRSGPARDAALDSEQVRESLELGRRSDVALVGVGSMQRFDGTGVYSPVPARELDELAGRGAAGHLCGHFLRADGSLVEAEDGPFLLGIGADELRQIPQRIAVAAGRHKVAPIAAGISGGMISELITDHATAAELVLLPAP
- a CDS encoding VOC family protein, whose amino-acid sequence is MRQNQLLKSRPKALTKDMPARTMRMHHVCLVVSDIAATRDFYVNVLGFEEIHRPTDFVFHGAYFQNGDVEVHVVRETHPGRLSGHAPGWGDEELRTGLCHHFAVMVDSFEPFLAAMRERGLERVGGPRVRDEYVEQIYIADPDGHIIELLYQHTPASGHARRIEIFDLGIAVPVAPGHHVLDPRAKYGLRPA